The Malaclemys terrapin pileata isolate rMalTer1 chromosome 7, rMalTer1.hap1, whole genome shotgun sequence nucleotide sequence TGTCAGTGCAAAGAGCGGAGCACCCCCAGCACACTCAGGGCCCCGTGCATCTCCCCAATATCAGCCTCCATGGCCCCCGTGCATCCCTGTAATGGGAGGGAGCCCCCCAAAACCCAACAGCAACAACCAAACAGCAAACTGCCACGTAAACCAGAGGAGTCCCAGGAGAACAGCCGTCCGGGGCAGGGCTCCAGCCGGAGCCAGGGCAGCACCTGGGGATAAAGACAGAGGTGAGACCGGCAGCTCATCCCCCACCAGGCAGGACCGGCCGCTGCTCCCATTCAGGGCAGGGGGCGAACACCGCCCATCTCGCTCTCGGTGCCTTGAACCAGAGCTCAGCCCAAGCTCACCCGACTGCAACCCCTCAATGGAAGGGGCTGACAggacccccctcctcacccccaaaaTGAGCTCTTCCATCGGGTCTCTGGGAGCAGCCCAAGCCCAGCTGGAAGCCGCTTCCCTGGCCAGGAACATGGGGCCTCACAATGCCACGACGCTGCACAGCTCCCCAGGGGCTAGGTCCAGGGTACCCCCATCCCCTGTACCTCTCAGCTAGTGCCTCCTTCGGTGCTTCTTGGCCGGCATGATGGGGGTgagctcttcttcctcctcttcctcgctcTCCTCTTCCTCAGACAGCGCTCTCCTGTGCACTGGGACACACGGACAGGCCCTTGTCACGCTCTCTGTGCGCCGGGCCTTTCAGACACAGGGGCGTTCTCACGCCTCCGCTACCCCCGACCTCCTCGCTGCCCACGGCTGGGACGCGCCCACAGGGAGAAAGTGAGGGGCCAGGGCCAGCTGACTCGGACACCACCCAACCAGCCCGAGTGCTCAGGGAGCAGCCCAGGGGGGCAGCTCTGGGGCACGGTTATGGGGCCAGCTGCTCAACTGACCCACGTGCTCAGCCAGGCAGAGTGGGAGCTGGTTGGGGTAGATAACAGAACTCAGGCACCAGACCCTCCTCTGCAGACACAGCCCAGGCATGTCACCTGTTCAAGCAGTGACCTCCCTGCAGGTGGGAAATTCCTCCCGATCTCCGCCCCCGGGCCTCCCCTGAAGGAACCCGCTGCCTGGACAGAGCCCCCGGTCAGCATTTCCACCTGGGCCGCGTCCCCTTCCGTGCCAAGCACCGCCCCCCGGCTCCTTACTGATGTGGTGCCGTCCGGAGAGGTGCACGGGGCCGGAGCCGGATTTCAGTTGGAAGGTCACAGGTGGCTGGAGCTGGAAGTTGTCCAGGCTGAGCTGGGAAGAGACAGCGAGAAGCGGCAGAGTCAGCGGCAGGGCCCGAGCCTGGGGCTCCCCCAGCGCAAGGAAGGGCTCTTGGCTGGCCCCGAACCACGTGATGCTTCCTGCCcaggcccccgcagctcccaagGGGGCAGCAGAGCCAGCCAACGAGGGCACCCTGCAGCCATGGCATTAGGGGCGGGGTGAATTTCAGTGACCGAGGAACCACGATGCAGGGACAGAATGTTAAAGTCCGGCCaattcccccacacacagccctgccggtgcctcTCAACCCCGACCCGCCAGCTCCCTGCTaacccagccccaggctccccccagctctggtcTGGGGCAACCTCTCCTCTGATGCAGGCAGGCAGCGCAGCCACCAGCTAAACCAGACACAGGGGAACCAGGGCTTTGGGCTGCAGCACCGGAGGGGAAAGGGATTCCCACCCGCTGCACTAGCACTAAGGTTTATATCCTCCGCGGGCGGCAGCCACTACAGGGTCATACACAAATAGCTGAGCAGGTCCGAttctgtccagcagagggcagcagtgaGCACAACCGGGCATGCTGGGTAAAAGCCAGAGAACAAACCCAAGGcttacacacacccccaaacccccagcccccgCAGGGGTCGCCCCACGAGGTCCTTTTACCGCGGGCTGGCACGACAGCTTCAGATTGGCCACCGGCACAGCAATCTCCTGGTTCTGACAGTCACGCCCCACGACTTCCACCACGTTGCATTCGTCCTTTGCGCCGTCTGTCAGGCACACCTGGAAGGGAGCAGAGCGAGGGGTTAATAGGGGCGGCCACCTCAAGGGGAGACGGTGCATCCAACCAAGGTCTGCCTGCCAAGGACGGCTCGCGCCTGGACCAACCCCAGGATCAGAGCAGTCCATGGATGGTGCAAGCAGCCACCGTGACATTGGAGAGGCCTGTGGCTGGGACACTGCCCCAGGGCACGAGCCAACCACCAACTGACCGGGTTAGCTGGGGACTTCCCGCAGCAGCACGGTCCACTAcggggttcttgcaccttcctctgaggaAGCTGGTGCCGACACCTGGCAAGAGAGAGGACGCTGGAGCAGAGACAGTGCCGGCCTGGCAATTCctcggtgaagtgacttgcccaaggacggGCAGGAACTCACAGGCAGAGCTCAGAGCAGAACCCAGGCGCTGagcttgctctaaccactagcacATGCCCCAGGAACGAGGGGCGCAGATAAATCAAGCAGACTGCACGGCGTCATGTGATTGCTCCCCCCC carries:
- the NPM3 gene encoding nucleoplasmin-3; the protein is MAAFLELESRAAGAGLCLGNFVFGCELTGSTRSYTFKVDEADDSEHILALSMVCLTDGAKDECNVVEVVGRDCQNQEIAVPVANLKLSCQPALSLDNFQLQPPVTFQLKSGSGPVHLSGRHHIMHRRALSEEEESEEEEEEELTPIMPAKKHRRRH